From the genome of Asterias rubens chromosome 13, eAstRub1.3, whole genome shotgun sequence:
catgacatcatgacacggcgaaatgtgcttaaattttcacaggtttgttattttaatttatatatattataagttgtgatacaggtagtgtgggcctttggacggAAATCcgttggacaatactgtttaccgatgttgtgcgattgctttgattggcgctatataaattccctctgattgattgattgattgattgattgattggacatttgtgttttgtgagaTACAAAAAGCACCCAAACACTTTAAATTCAAAGACAAATGAGCCACAAAATCTGAATAACTTGCTTAATTTGTCCATCATCAGGGAGTGAAGGTGGCAGCACACCTGTCATGGATGAACACAGTGACGCTGAGGAGCAGGGTGAGGCTGAGCAGGGTGAATATAACCAGCAGAGCGACGCTGAAGAAAATAGCGAAGTTGAAGCCAGCGACGCAGAAGTGAACGCTGGAGATTTAGAGGTGAGCATTTGTCGCAAGAAATGCCATGGTTTTGAAAGTCCGAGGAAACCTTGTGTAAACAAAGGTGCTTGCGATATGAACCAGAATcacaggggttaaccctgtCTCTTTCATGATCAGGCCCGATACTCACGGAGACAATGAAGgtcaatgcctttgtgcccttgaaatgctccagtagaaatataCAATTTCCTCTTAGGcctagggtgcccttttccaaagagaaaatgccttggtgcccttgcactttcaaaatgaagcatacaggcctgcaagaTATTGTCCCAGGTTCTTTGACATGCTCTACTGATCATAGCTTAGGAGACCTACAGCTAATGTACCATCCAAAGGATAAAGTCATTTTGGTAAAGTGTCCTTTTCAAGAAGGACACAAATGCTACAacagggactcaaacccactcTCTCTTATATGCACTGCTCCTACACACTGAACTCAATACTTCGTtaaacaaatttgactcccagtTCAAAAACCATCTTAAAACTCTTTAACTAGTTATGTTAAATATTTCTTCTATGGTTTTCACTTGTAATGTTGTAGCGCTTTGCAACCGCTAGAAAATGTGCTTTACtaaatgctgttattattataataatatcataaGAAACACCGGGGCTTGAGTCAGGTGCTCTTAATCCTTTGTTGGGTTTACTTTAGACTGAATATTGAGTTATGAACTGAATAtgaagtattgttttttttgtttcttaggAGGGTGAATACGTCTCTGAAGGAGAAGGGGGTCGATCAGACAACGAGGAGGTGGCTTCAGATGGTGAAGTGGAAAGTGAGGACGACGGAGGAGAGCAACAGGAGCAACGAGAGAGTGACCAGGAGGCAGTAGAGGCTGAAGAGGGGGAAGAAGGTTATCAGGAGGGTGGCGAAGAAGGAGAAGCGAGGGAGAGTGATGGAGAAGAGGTGGAGACGGGGAGGATAGAAGATGAGGAAGAGGAGGTTGGAGCAGAGGAGGGGGAGGCTGAAGATGGTGAGGTTGACTATCAAGATGCCTCGGATAACGAGGAAGAGGAGGAACAAGGTGAGGTTGAGGAGGATCAAGATGGGGTAGAAGAGGAGCAAGATGAAGGGGCGTATGAGGCTGGATCTGGTGATGAGCAGCGAGGCAGCGACCATGAGGACTGGGAGCAGGGGGAACAGAGTGAGGCAGAAGCGGAGACGAGAGAGGTTGGTGAGGAGGAGTATGAACCTCATGAGGACTACTCACCGGTAGGCTCACCGGGCGGGTCCCCGGATGGGTCACCGGGCGTGTCCCCGGGCAGGTCACCCGTTGGGTCACCGCGCGGGTCGGAGGACGGTGTTGTCGATGAAGACGTGGACATGGAGCATCAGGAATTCAACGATGAGGATGATGCCGAGAGGGACCATGTGGAGAACAATGCCGAACCTCAAGAGTATGAGGAGGATGAGAGAGGTAGTCCCGAGGCACAGAATAAGGAATGGCAGGAGGGTTATCAAGAGGCAGCGACCTCACAAGAACATGAAGCTGATGCGCCTCATGGTGAGCAGGAGTACGAGGAAGAGGGAGAGCGGTATGAGGCACAGCAGGATGAAGAGGAGGTAGACACAAGGAGGCAAACCACCTATGAAGACAATGATGACATGATGGGCCCGGAAAGTCCAGATCCTGAGCGACAGCAGACCTCAGATGTTGATGGTAAGACAGTGGTTTACATTTTTGAATCCTCCTATAATCAAAAGCTTGAGATAATTTGCCGCCTCAAACCTTGGAGCAATTCGAGGagacaggcctggaataacacagAGGCCAGGGAGGCCATGGCTTcggttgcccctggtcttggccttggtaccTCTTCAACAGTTTCCCGTAGACATCTTATGGAAGTGACCTTGgttaaatgaaaatggccttgccctctaaaaGATGAAAATGCAGGCTTCTCTAAGGAAACTGTAAACTTGTATCGCAGCCTTGCaaatggcaccacagcaaaagcacagggcactactGCAAATGCTGTGGGTGTTGTGGGTTAATTCGAAGCCTGAAACGATAAATTGCAAGATGTAAATAATTTCCTTTTCAGAGCCTTATGAGCCTTATGTTGAAGACGAAGACAATGTGCCCTTATATGATAACGAGGCCCCTGAGCAAGACGCAGCTGAAGCTGTAGATTTCGTAGAGGCCGAGGATGCTGCTGAGGGTGTGGTCGAAGTGGGTGTGGCCTACGAGGGTGTGGCTGACGGAGGTGATGAAGACGCAGAGATGGAGCAGCCCCACAGTCCAGCTGAAGCCCCCAACGATACCTTGGACAGCGGGGACGAGAGTAATGAAGAAGAGTAAGTTTGTTGGTTGACTTATCGGAGAGTGGTGTCGATTCTCGGTCATTACACCCGTGTCCTTCTGTAAGGTACTTGACCATGAatgcttctcttaacccaggtgCCTAAATGGTACCTAAGAGGGCTGTACTCTGTTGGATTAAACTCTTATTTGCACTAATTGAAGCAGCTTGGGGTTGTATGCTCCCAGGGAAGTAGAGAAAGTTTGAGGAATTGTCAATCTTTGCattttattgttgatttttgttcttttctttaaGGGCTGGTGTTGGGGAGCTCATCGCGGACATCTTTGGTTCCAGcgatgaagaagatgatgaagaattTGAGGTACTTTCTCTTTGTccgttgttttttttgttttttgtttgtttgttagttcaGACGATCTTCCTGTCAaaggaactctgcaaactcctACAAGGCGATATAGAGTCGCTCTTTCTCAAAGCATTGGTTTAACAATCTTTTTATCTGTTTCTTTCAGGGTTTCGGAGAGGCTGAGTTGGGACAGCCTGTTAAAAAGAAGCGAGCAGGTTCGTTAAGTATCATTTATTATCCCTCTTTGCTTCTTCctcattttctttttcattttcaaaattcttcccaatttcatagagctgtgcTGACAATGTaagcaatttcataaagcctgtaagtacaaaaacctgctaagcaaaggaaaatcttgcttagaaaaaaacagtttaccagctaaaattctATAAGGTTAACATTGTTGCCACTGGTGCCCtattcattttttgcttagcaaagaaattagtCAATCTGAAAaatcagtattttctgctaaacagctttgtgaaacTGGGTTCTGGTTTTGTATACCCTTTGCAGCTGTTCTATcgagtgatgatgatgatgacgatgatggtGTGGAAGATACCATTGAGCAAGAGGGGGTTCCagatgaggaggaggaagaggagggGCAAGGAGAAGGAGAGGATGCTACTCCGGCTGATGACGCGGCGGCGCAGGACTCAGACTCTGACGAAGGGGTTGTTGATGGTGATGATGGGAAGTCAAAGGGGTGAGTGGAAgcaattttttggggggggcgttttgtttgctttttaacGCAAGATTGATTGTTGACAATaatcaacagtttaaaaaaaaatgagttgtGAAAAATTGTCTAGCCTGGGATGGAGTTTTGGGTGCCAGATTTTCATGAAGATGTACCATGTTTTCCTAACGGGAATTATAACTTTTTTCCAGGAGTTTTGTGTCGGACTTTGACCTTATGATGGAACGGAAGAAAGCAGAGAACCGAGCTCACAGAAAACGACGACGCGGCGGTGACATCATCAACGATAACGATGACATCATCGTTGCAATGATCAAACAAATGATGGAGGCAGCCAAGGTAAAATCTCGGCCGAATGTCATGAAAATGCTGAAGCAGAAAGTCTGAATTCTACCCTCCTccccagggctcaattttatagagctgctaagcacaacaaatttgcttagcatgaaatttttgccttgattaaaacaggattaccaaccaaatttccacgtgcttttcaggataagcaaacaacagctgaataccagtaacaggcaATGTGGTTGGTAATcgtgtttttatcagggaagaaatttcatgcttagcaaatttttgtgctaagcagctctatgaaattgggcccaggttaggGTGAACTTATTTtagaaacaaaaactaaaaatttttttttttgtcttttacaTCAACAGGAGGACAGACAGTTGAATCAGCGACGGAAAGCTGCCACGAAAAAACTAACCATGCTTCCATCCGTCAAATCACAGCTAAGAAAGTAAGTTGTTTACCCCTCACCCCTTGGGTGGGAATCgagcccacaacctttgcatctagaccagtgtcttaccaactagaccaccgagatttccCGGTAGCTGGGGGCAGTTCGAAAtctttagcagcgggtaccgcaacgatttaatagatggaaatttgtatCGAGGATAACgaatattgtattttttggtATTTTAATGCTGCGTTTGTTTTGTCCACAGGCAAGATTTACAGATTGCGTTTCTGGATTGCGGTGTACTGAAAGTAATGAAGGAGTGGTTGATGCCGCTGCCGGATCACAGTCTTCCAAATCTACACATCAGAGAGACACTACTCAAAATACTCAGGGAGGtaggagaaacaaaaaattaggCTTGAAGGCACCTtaagtaactgtcaaagaccagtattctcacttgtatccaaactatgcataaaataacaaatctgtgaaaatttggactcaatcgggcctcgaagttgcacgagaatgacaaaagaaaaaacacccttgttgcacaacttcattgtgctttcagatgactaataaaaggcttcaggcctgaagtcttaatatttaagtgagaattacctttctcaaaaactacgttacttcaaagggagccgtttctcacaatgtttttatactatcaacagctctcgattgctcgttaccaagtaattttttatgctagatattgttttaagtaattaccaatactgtccagtgcttTCAAGCGTGGTTGGCTATTtcctcattttttttcttctcaattcCAAAGTAGCGTGTCTGTTCTATGTAACGAGTATCATATTTCTATCTTTAACAGTTCCCGCCGATTGATCAGCATATGTTAAAAACCAGCGGTATCGGCAAAGCCGTTATGTGCCTCTTCAGACATCCGAAGGAGCTTAGACATTGCCGAGATCTAGCTGGGAGATTAATAAGTAAGTAGGATTAACTACAGCCAGAGATTAGGGTTAGATTATCTACCCTCCCTTCCCCCTTGACTTAAGCCGTGTTCACATTGGACTTTTGTGGGAGGTAAACTAACCGATCTAAACTGAATATGTTTTTATTGAGTGTTTTTTTATGACtggaaaaacacttttaatgttttcatgatgaaaaaaaaatatcaatctAAGTTGGCCTTATTTAATCTAATCCAGCTTATTGTACTTGATTACACATCCAACTGCGTAATTAATGCCAATAATAGGATGAacaggaaacaagaagaaatgttcagttttataAAATGTGGGAGAGCACAAACAATGGGgtaaacccatgcaatcaggttgggactgaaaaaccaatcaccatgcaaggctccggtctgaggtgggattcgcaccagggtccacagaggtgaaaggcaggtaaagaaaccactgagccaaccttaTTCATATATCATGCATGTCTCAGAACAGCTGAATTCCTCTTTTTATATATCTTCATTCATGCCattcaaacttgaaaaaaaaacctgtacatAACCATTGGAACTTTGTaatttcctcctttttggtGAATTTACAGTTGCATGTCTGAttagatttttttaaaaggacCATTTTGATTGGGCTGCTGCCCACCCTTGTTTATCTTTCGCCACAGATGATTGGTCAAGACCGGTTTTTGGAGTCGAGGCAAACTTTCATTCCATGACGAAGGAAGAAAGGCAAGAGCGAGATTTAGCGCAGCTCTCCGCAGTCAAGAAACGAAGATTAAGGTAGGAGgcgttgtcatttttttttttttttttatttctttcaattcATTTGTTTGAACATTTCAGTTGTTAGGGCCCTTTAAATAATTTGGTTGTGGATGTAGGAGGAGGTTTGACTGTGTATTTTGCATTCAAAGCCATAATGCTTGATACTGGATTGTCATGAAAGTAAATGTGGGAGGTTTTTTTTGAGGCATTTGAAATAACCATTGATCTTTCTTCTCTACAGTTCAACAGAAGGGACAACTGTCACGCCAAAAAGTATAGATACAGCACTTACGGGAGAAGAAAGGTGATTATAAAATAAGTTGTGTCTCAGTTTACATGTGTCTTTatcaaaacgttttttttagTTGTGTGCGCTCTATAATATATtccttttaatattattaagggtatacatgtaacttgtttgtatgtttgttttaccAGAGCCTTGAGACCTGGTGATAAGGGTTGGGTAGGCAGAGCTAGGGTACCTCTGCCCTCGACCAAGGATTACGTCGTCCGACCAAAGTGGAACGTAGAGAGAGAATTCTCAAAGGTAAGAACCAGTGGTCCCATCTTTATGAGTGTCaccaaagttttgtattttctcAGCGTGTATTCCTAATCTTTAATTTAAACACAAATTAGAGGATAatcttggttttacccatatgtttttagcactgtatactcggtactttcccgagctctgtgacgAGCTTTgtgaaacaaatcacaggcatattactcgggtgggtttTGAAAaccttttgcaattctagataagtgtcttgccaactagtCCACCGTGTCTTGCCAACTAGTCCACCgtgattgcccggtagctagaggcagttcgaatccttttTTTAGCTGCGGGTTCCGCACTGATTTatcagatggaaatttgcatctatgtgttagcactatatactcagtactttcccgagttctgtgaaaaaaatcacaggcatatattaCTTGGgtaaacacaaatttgttggccttttttttttaaaccacagaGCGGGAAAAAGGAGCCTACCAAACTGGACAAACATCTGAAACGGTTTAAAGACGCCAAGGCACGGAGTAAGAACAAGAATCCTCGAGCAATCTCCATCAGCATTGAGGGAAGAAAAGTTGCTCTTTAAAAATCTTCCGTTCAGAGTAGATTATTTACTTCTTGGGCAGGCTCCCTGTCTGCTGTGAAATGGTTATAGTACTAACGGAGGAAATCTTCCGTTCAGAGTAGATTATTTACTTCTTGGGCAGGCTCCCTGTGTGCTGTGAAATGGTTATAGTACTAACGGAGGAAAGGGGCCAGGCTATTCAATATTTCATGCTCTACAGCAGTGGACCTTTTCTTTTGCGACAACGTCACATCCCAGGTGTTCACCAGCTGAGGTTTGAAAACTacggaaagccataaatgcaaaacaaaaacagatagccACAGTTATTGTCCCACAACTATTCaaatagtgttgaatttgttgaaaacaaagcaaccaatgatgggaggtgttttatgttattgGAAGTTTGCGGAGTGCAGACAATAATTTTGAATTTGGTCAGAACATCTGATCACGAGGATgattgttttgctaacaaagttttgttatttGCTAAGCTGAATTTGGTTGGGAACCAGCCAAGAGTAATGAACATTGCATATTTTTGGGGCAAATGACTTATTTCAGCTAGGCAGGGCTTGAACAGCCTCACAAATTTGACTGAGTACTACTGTTAGAATTCTTGAATTGTGTTTGTCAATTTATTCCacattttgaatttattattttttattttagatttcagtcgccatatttttgttttattttctttaggAGAACACTGAAGTTTTAATTAATTTGAACCAAATTCATATTGATTTTTATCCcattaaagacgctggacactattggtaattgtcaaagaccagtcttctcacttggtgtgtctcaacatatgcataaaataataaacctgtgaaaatttgatctcaaacggtcgtcgaagttgcgagataactatgaaagaaaaaacacccttgtcacacgtagttgtgtgctttcagatgcttgatttcgagacctcaaattctaaacttgaggtctcgaaatcaaactcgtggaaaattacttttttctcgaaaactacacacttcagagggagccctttttcagaatgttttttactaccaacctctccccattactcattaccagatgaggttttatgctaataattattttgagtaattgccaatagtgtccactgccttttcgatgaaaaagaaaagttattttaaattttcaggAATGGTACTTTTgatgtta
Proteins encoded in this window:
- the LOC117298457 gene encoding protein IWS1 homolog; this translates as MEETYDDESGSEGGSTPVMDEHSDAEEQGEAEQGEYNQQSDAEENSEVEASDAEVNAGDLEEGEYVSEGEGGRSDNEEVASDGEVESEDDGGEQQEQRESDQEAVEAEEGEEGYQEGGEEGEARESDGEEVETGRIEDEEEEVGAEEGEAEDGEVDYQDASDNEEEEEQGEVEEDQDGVEEEQDEGAYEAGSGDEQRGSDHEDWEQGEQSEAEAETREVGEEEYEPHEDYSPVGSPGGSPDGSPGVSPGRSPVGSPRGSEDGVVDEDVDMEHQEFNDEDDAERDHVENNAEPQEYEEDERGSPEAQNKEWQEGYQEAATSQEHEADAPHGEQEYEEEGERYEAQQDEEEVDTRRQTTYEDNDDMMGPESPDPERQQTSDVDEPYEPYVEDEDNVPLYDNEAPEQDAAEAVDFVEAEDAAEGVVEVGVAYEGVADGGDEDAEMEQPHSPAEAPNDTLDSGDESNEEEAGVGELIADIFGSSDEEDDEEFEGFGEAELGQPVKKKRAAVLSSDDDDDDDGVEDTIEQEGVPDEEEEEEGQGEGEDATPADDAAAQDSDSDEGVVDGDDGKSKGSFVSDFDLMMERKKAENRAHRKRRRGGDIINDNDDIIVAMIKQMMEAAKEDRQLNQRRKAATKKLTMLPSVKSQLRKQDLQIAFLDCGVLKVMKEWLMPLPDHSLPNLHIRETLLKILREFPPIDQHMLKTSGIGKAVMCLFRHPKELRHCRDLAGRLINDWSRPVFGVEANFHSMTKEERQERDLAQLSAVKKRRLSSTEGTTVTPKSIDTALTGEERALRPGDKGWVGRARVPLPSTKDYVVRPKWNVEREFSKSGKKEPTKLDKHLKRFKDAKARSKNKNPRAISISIEGRKVAL